In Ptychodera flava strain L36383 chromosome 21, AS_Pfla_20210202, whole genome shotgun sequence, a genomic segment contains:
- the LOC139121640 gene encoding uncharacterized protein encodes MALVGFTRVLMSMGNDSNIENLTVIPNTTTVEVSPVVPIIFPFPNYLALFSIPPLIFAIGILILFLATVVGCCSNVTLLIVITREASFKSPPNNQVIAMAVAQVFVCLGAAPIYFIRLVTWRGHRQMPLGTFLCKMHGMLSEIGLLIPLLLLGSLTLTMTLKICRNSGANLLRILSKVTIIISCIVGILTSLGKVRSQGNPQLPIPCLEAPGGDGKVTVFLKILSIAITAVVMLASYLWILVFNIQKNKVSPDSNTDVNPPPENQQQQIQLATPITLLIITGLYAVTTGPLLLYPYGLSQASNAVRVIFLMEWLARPLAYLGCAVFPLVHVIRNKKLAKAVKGRLTCKRATTQRVSQVNSEA; translated from the exons ATGGCTTTAGTTGGGTTCACGCGTGTCTTGATGTCTATGGGAAATGACAGCAACATTGAGAACTTGACAGTGATTCCCAATACAACTACTGTTGAAGTCAGTCCAGTTGTTCCTATCATATTTCCCTTTCCGAATTATTTAGCTTTGTTCTCAATCCCACCTCTAATCTTTGCCATTGGCATTTTAATACTCTTTCTTGCAACCGTCGTTGGCTGTTGTAGTAACGTAACACTCCTGATTGTAATCACTCGTGAAGCTTCATTTAAAAGTCCACCGAACAATCAGGTTATAGCAATGGCTGTTGCGCAAGTCTTCGTCTGTCTTGGTGCAGCTCCTATCTACTTCATCCGTCTTGTCACCTGGCGCGGCCATAGGCAGATGCCGCTCGGGACGTTTCTGTGCAAGATGCACGGCATGCTGTCAGAAATCGGCCTTCTCATTCCCCTGTTGTTGCTGGGCAGTCTCACTCTAACGATGACGTTGAAGATCTGCCGAAACAGCGGTGCCAACCTGCTGAGAATTCTGTCCAAGGTGACGATCATAATCAGTTGCATCGTAGGTATACTCACTAGTTTGGGAAAAGTGCGCAGCCAAGGAAACCCACAGCTGCCGATACCTTGTTTAGAGGCTCCAGGAGGCGACGGCAAAGTGACAGTCTTCTTGAAAATACTGAGCATCGCCATTACCGCAGTGGTGATGCTGGCTTCGTATCTATGGATCTTAGTGTTCAACATCCAGAAGAATAAGGTTTCACCAGACAGTAACACCGATGTCAATCCTCCACCAGAAAATCAACAGCAGCAGATACAGCTGGCCACACCGATAACCTTACTAATCATAACAGGCCTATACGCTGTCACCACCGGGCCTCTTCTACTCTACCCATACGGACTGAGTC AAGCCAGCAATGCAGTGCGAGTGATATTTTTGATGGAATGGTTGGCTCGTCCGCTGGCTTATCTCGGCTGTGCCGTGTTTCCACTGGTCCACGTTATCCGGAACAAGAAGCTGGCGAAAGCTGTCAAGGGTCGGCTGACATGCAAACGTGCAACCACCCAACGTGTCAGTCAAGTAAACTCAGAAGCTTAG